One Mesobacillus jeotgali DNA window includes the following coding sequences:
- the guaA gene encoding glutamine-hydrolyzing GMP synthase translates to MKTELQDQEMIVVLDFGSQYNQLITRRIREFGVYSELHPHTITAAEIREMNPKGIIFSGGPNSVYDEGAFRCDEEIFELGLPILGICYGMQLMTMHFGGKVEKAKNREYGKALLTLHNQNRLFEGTPGEQVVWMSHGDLVTMSPPGFTVDGINPSCPIAAMSDEGRKLYAVQFHPEVRHSIYGNDLLKNFVFKVCECKGDWSMENFIEIEMEKIRQLVGDKKVLCALSGGVDSSVVAVLIHKAIGDQLTCIFVDHGLLRKDEAEGVMKTFADGFNMNVIKVDAKDRFLSKLEGVSDPEQKRKIIGNEFIYVFDDEADKLEGIEFLAQGTLYTDIIESGTATAQTIKSHHNVGGLPEDMQFKLIEPLNTLFKDEVRALGTELGIPDEIVWRQPFPGPGLGIRVLGAISEEKLEIVRESDAILRDEIQKAGLDREVWQYFTVLPDIRSVGVMGDARTYDYTIGIRAVTSIDGMTSDWARIPWDVLEIISTRIVNEVDHVNRVVYDITSKPPATIEWE, encoded by the coding sequence ATGAAAACCGAGCTCCAAGACCAGGAAATGATTGTTGTTTTAGATTTTGGCAGCCAGTATAACCAGTTGATCACAAGAAGGATCCGGGAATTTGGCGTCTACAGCGAGCTTCATCCGCATACCATTACAGCAGCGGAAATCAGGGAGATGAACCCTAAGGGAATCATTTTCTCAGGCGGCCCAAATAGCGTTTATGATGAGGGAGCGTTCCGCTGTGATGAGGAAATCTTCGAACTTGGCCTGCCGATACTTGGCATCTGCTACGGAATGCAGCTGATGACGATGCATTTTGGCGGGAAGGTAGAGAAGGCGAAGAACCGTGAATATGGAAAAGCCTTGCTGACACTTCACAACCAGAATAGGTTATTTGAAGGTACGCCTGGTGAACAGGTTGTCTGGATGAGCCATGGTGACCTAGTCACGATGTCACCTCCGGGCTTCACGGTGGATGGAATCAACCCGTCCTGCCCGATCGCGGCAATGAGTGACGAAGGCCGCAAGCTGTACGCGGTCCAATTCCACCCGGAAGTACGACACTCCATTTACGGAAATGATCTTCTGAAAAATTTCGTATTCAAAGTATGTGAATGCAAGGGCGATTGGTCGATGGAGAATTTCATCGAGATTGAAATGGAGAAGATTCGCCAGCTTGTAGGTGATAAAAAAGTTCTTTGTGCGCTTAGCGGGGGCGTCGATTCGTCAGTTGTTGCGGTCTTGATCCACAAAGCGATCGGGGACCAGCTGACTTGCATTTTCGTTGATCACGGCTTATTGCGTAAGGATGAAGCAGAAGGCGTCATGAAGACTTTTGCCGATGGCTTCAATATGAATGTGATTAAAGTGGATGCGAAGGACCGTTTCCTCAGCAAGCTGGAGGGTGTTTCCGATCCTGAGCAGAAGCGCAAAATCATTGGAAATGAATTTATTTACGTATTTGATGATGAAGCGGATAAACTTGAGGGAATTGAGTTCCTAGCTCAGGGAACTTTATATACCGATATAATTGAGAGCGGAACGGCGACTGCGCAGACGATCAAATCACATCACAATGTCGGCGGCCTGCCTGAAGATATGCAGTTCAAATTGATTGAACCATTGAATACATTATTCAAGGATGAAGTCCGTGCACTGGGTACAGAGCTCGGCATTCCTGATGAAATCGTCTGGCGCCAGCCTTTCCCTGGACCAGGTCTTGGTATCCGTGTCCTTGGCGCGATATCTGAAGAAAAACTTGAGATTGTTCGTGAATCTGATGCCATCCTACGAGACGAGATCCAGAAAGCGGGCCTTGATCGTGAAGTCTGGCAGTATTTCACCGTCCTGCCTGATATCCGCAGTGTTGGCGTAATGGGTGATGCCAGAACATATGATTACACCATCGGTATCCGTGCAGTCACTTCAATTGATGGAATGACATCAGACTGGGCGAGGATTCCATGGGACGTACTTGAAATTATTTCTACAAGGATCGT